attaactattaactaattaaatatggttattgtcatagttttattaaccttttgtttccttctctatatttgatgttactacatgacacatggatgtattatataatagcatgtaagtctgatctattgtagtataataattaactattaactaatgaaatatggttattgtcatagttttattaacccttttgtttccttctctatatttgatgttactacctgacacatggatgtattatataataggaagtaagtctgatctattgtagtataataattaactattaacttatgaaatatggttattgtcatagctttattaacccttttgtttccttctctatatttgatgttattatATGACACATGGTgacatggatgtattatataatagtctgtaagtctgatctattgtagtataataattaactattaactaattaaatatggttattgtcatagttttattaacccttttgtttccttctctatatttgatgttactacctgacacatggatgtattatataattataggttgtaagtctgatctattgtagtataataattaactattaactaattaaatatgGTTATTGTCATAGCTTTATTAACCctttgtttccttctctatatttgatgttactacctgaaacatgaatgtattatataattatagtttgtAAGTTtgatctattgtagtataataattaactattaactaatgaaatatggttattgtcatagctttattaacccttttgtttccttctctatatttgatgttactacatgacacatggatgtattatataatagcatgtaagtctgatctattgtagtataataattaactattaactaatgaaatatggttattgtcatagttttattaacccttttgtttccttctctatatttgatgttactacctgacacatgaatgtattatataattataggttGTAAGTtgatctattgtagtataataattaactattaactaatgaaatatggttattgtcatagttttattaacccttttgtttccttctctatatttgatgttactatctgacacatggatgtattatataattataggatgtaagtctgatctattgtagtataataattaactattaactaatgaaatatggttattgtcatagttttattaacccttttgtttccttctctatatttgatgttactacctgacacatggatgtattatataattataggatgtaagtctgatctattgtagtataataattaactattaactaatgaaatatggttattgtcatagttttattaacccttttgtttccttctctatatttgatgttactacctgacacatggatgtattataataataggaagtaagtctgatctattgtagtataataattaactattaacttatgaaatatggttattgtcatagttttattaacccttttgtttccttttctatatttgatgttactatctgacacatggatgtattatataattatagccagtaagtctgatctattgtagtataataattaattattaactactgaaatatggttattgtcatagttttattaacccttttgtttccttctctatatttgatgttactacctgacacatggatgtattatataattatagttattgttgtaagtctgatctattgtagtataataattaactattaactactgaaatatggttattgtcatagttttattaacccttttgtttccttctctatatttgatgttactacctgacacatggatgtattatataattatagagagtaagtctgatctattgtagtataataattaactattaactaatgaaatatggttattgtcatagttttattaacccttttgtttccttctctatatttgatgttactacctgacacatggatgtattatataatagagagtaagtctgatctattgtagtataataattaactattaactaatgaaatatggttattgtcatagttttattaacccttttgtttccttctctatatttgatgttactacatgacacatggatgtattatataattatagcttGTAAGTTtgatctattgtagtataataattaactattaactaatgaaatatggttattgtcatagttttattaacccttttgtttccttctctatatttgatgttactacctgacacatggatgtattatataattataggatgtaagtctgatctattgtagtataataattaactattaactaatgaaatatggttattgtcatagttttattaacccttttgtttccttttctatatttgatgttactatttgatgtattatataatttcaGTAAGTCTGATgtattgtagtataataattaattattaactactgaaatatggttattgtcatagttttattatatttgatgttactacctgacacatggatgtattatataattatagaatgtaagtctgatctattgtagtataataattaattattaactaattaaatatggttattgtcatagttttattaacccttttgtttccttctctatatttgatgttactacctgacacatggatgtattatataattataattattaactaatgtaagtctgatctattgtagtataataattaattattaactaatgaaatatggttattgtcatagttttattaacccttttgtttccttctctatatttgatgttactacctgacacatggatgtattatataattatagaatgtaagtctgatctattgtagtataataattaattattaactaatgaaatatggttattgtcatagttttattaacccttttgtttccttctctatatttgatgttactacctgacacatggatgtattatataattataggttgtaagtctgatctattgtagtataataattaactattaactaatgaaatatggttattgtcatagttttattaacccttttgtttccttctctatatttgatgttactacctgacacatggatgtattatataatagcatgtaagtctgatctattgtagtataataattaactattaactaatgaaatatggttattgtcatagttttattaacccttttgtttccttctctatatttgatgttactacctgacacatggatgtattatataattataggttgtaagtctgatctattgtagtataataattaactattaactaattaaaaatatggttattgtcatagttttattaacccttttgtttccttctctctatttgatgttactacctgacacatggatgtattatataataggaagtaagtctgatctattgtagtataataattaactattaactaatgaaatatggttattgtcatagttttattaacccttttgtttccttctctatatttgatgttactacctgacacatggatgtattatataattatagaatgtaagtctgatctattgtagtataataattaactattaactaatgaaatatggttattgtcatagttttattaacccttttgtttccttctctatatttgatgttactactgacacatggatgtattatataattacaCATGTAAGTCTgatctatgtatataataataactattaactaatgaaatatggttattgtcatagttttattaagtctgatctattgtaagtctgtataataattaactattaactaatgaaatatggttattgtcatagttttattaacccttttgtttccttctctatatttgatgttactacctgacacatggatgtattatataattaactAATAGGTCATGtaagtctgatctattgtagtataataattaactattaactaatgaaatatggttattgtcatagttttattaacccttttgtttccttctctatatttgatgttactgaCACTGTAACTGACATGGAtgtattgtcatagttttataacccttttgtttccttctctatatttatgttattatatgCATGGTgacatggatgtattatataattatagtaagtctgatctattgtagtataataattaactattaactaatgaaatatggttattgtcatagttttattaacccttttgtttccttctctatatttgatgtttactACCATGGATGACTGATCATTGGTatgtattactataattataggttattgtcatagtaagtctATATTTGATGATCtgacacatggatgtattatataattatataaattaagtataataattaactattaactaatgaaatatggttattgtcatagttttattaacccttttgtttccttctctatatttgatgttactacctgacacatggatgtattatataattataggttgtaagtctgatctattgtagtataataattaactattaactaatgaaatatggttattgtcatagttttattaacccttttgtttccttctctatatttgatgttactacctgacacatggatgtattatataattataggttgtaagtctgatctattgtagtataataattaatattaactaatgaaatatggttattgtcatagttttattaacccttttgtttccttctctatatttgatgttactacctgacacatggatgtattatatactatagagtaagtctgatctattgtagtataataattaatattaactactgaaatatggttattgtcatagttttattaacccttttgtttccttctttaTACTGTATAGTGGGCTTATTttgagggggggagggggaggttaACTTTACATGGTTTGAGAAACAAACCATGAAAGTTAATTAGGTGCAATATGCCATGCCATTAATGTGTGTACGTGGTTACACGCACGTTATCATGTTGTTGATCATCTAGtcatggatgtattatataatagagAGTAAGTCTGATCtatggtaatataataattaactattaactaATAAAAATTGCATATTGTCATAGTTTTATTGGACTTAATAATAAATTGGGACCAAACAGGTATGCATTATGTTCCCGTTTCTTCCTGGACAATGTCTAAGGAAGGGTCTAAGAAGGTGGAAATTTGTGCAATTGACGATAAAAGACAACTTACTGCAGTTTTTGGTTGTTCTATGACTGGTGATTTTTTGCCAGTACAGATAGTATACCAGGGAAGAACagataaatgtcaaacattttttcaATTTCTATCAGATTGGGATATAACCCACTCTCCCAACCACTGGTCGAATGAGAATACCATGAAAGATTACATTGTGAAAATACTTGTTCTATACATTGCCAAAAAGAGAACTAAAATTACCCAGTGTTCATCGTgcattggtaatatatgacaaaTTCAAAAGACAATGTACACCAGCTGTAATAGagtttttagaagaaaaaaatattgacatTGCATTAGTTCCAGCTAATTGTACAGACCGGCTGCAACCACTGGACATTAGTGTAGAAAAAGCAGCCAAGAATTTCATGCGTGACCAGTTCCAAAGATGGTATGCTGAACAGATTCAACTGCAAGTTCACAATAATGTTAAGAATCCAGTTGATTTAAGTATTGTAAAGCCCCTTTCAGCAAAGTGGTTTGTTCAGCttagtgattattttaaagcaCATCCTGAGATTATCAAGAACGGTTTTAAAGGTGCTGGTATTACATATGAAATGCTAGTTGAGTAACTGTATGATACAATATAACTTTTCAAAATTACAATCATGATTCAAGGAAATAATGTAATGTATTCGTTTTTAAAGCAATTAAGCAGATGGTCTCTCATTTGATCTTGATTAAACTGCAACTGGGATGGGTCTTTACCATGGGCAATAGCAGTAGCCACAGCTATAGCAAATAGCCCACAGTCTGTTCCACCTACTTTCTTTTGCAAAGGTTGCATATGCACGTTGATACAAGTATGAAACAGACTACTCACTATTGCTTTAGTGGTTTCATCGAAAGAGGTGTAAAGGGAGTCATAAATATTCACAGAATCTTTTATGCAAGATGCCACTATCCGGTGATTGCCATGACAATGAATTAATTGAAGTTGATTTTCTACTGTTTCATCTGGCCTTTCACTTTCAGCTGTTTGAGTTCTCTGGTGATAAACAGTTGGCTGTAATCTCTTGAGGTCCGGAAACTGCTTCTTTAGTAAGCGTTGGGCAATATCAGTATGTCTGACAACATTTTTCCATCCATGATGTCCCACTGCCAGACAGTCAAGTTTTTACATTCAGAGAGCTTCATCTTCTTGGCTTCCGGGATGTTAGATTCGCCGTCTTTTTTGTGGTATAAATCTTGAGTCAAGTGAGCTAATTGTACTTCACCTTTgcttaaaacaaaactactttgTTTTATCCAGTAAACACCTTAGTTTCTCACTGTCAATTTCAAACTTCAAAATACATGGAATTTTGATGTCATGCCATTTCGTCTAATCCCATTTTGTCTAATAGTGTAAAAGGTCTAAAGTAAGTGGATTAAGGCCAGTAAAAGGTGATGAAATTCTAAAAAGGCTTTGATATCTTTAAAGATAGAGTACTTAAGAGGAGCCATttcatgcatacaatatattgaATCAATGGAGTTCAAGTTGTACATCCATCAAGTGATAGCAATTGCCTTTGTTCCCCCAGCTTTTGTCAGGCTGGCTTGGAGTGGATTACAAGAGAATTCTCCAGACTTTGACAACAAGGAGAGTTTTGTTCAGTACTTTGAAAGTACATGGATAGATGGCAACTTTCCTATTTGTTCATGGAATGTTTATACACAAGAGGGTCCTTGCATTAATAACAATGCTGAAGGATGGCATAGTAAAATGAAGAAACTTGCTAGGAAATCACACCCAAACATTTACGAGGCAGTCACCCTTTTCAAGTCTGAACAAGCTGCAACAGAAGTCAGTTTAATGCAGCTGGCTGCAGGAGGGCTTCCAAGAAGGAGAAGAAAGTACAGAACCACAAGAACAGACTAAAAACTATTAAGGAAAAGCATGAAGCAGGAGATTATATGTTAAAAGAACTTCTTAGGGTATATAGCCATTGGGTATCTTTgtaattactgttatttaaatcaatttagTTTTTAGACGAAATGGTACAACTGTACATTTTGTTAGACGAAATGGGATTAGACGAAATGGTTATAAACCAGAATTTCAAGCCCCCCTCCCCTTGTTGTAGATCAGCTGAGTAGCACTTTGCACCAGTAACTGTACAGTGAATCGCTCCTCCACATTGCAGAAACAAAGAACAGATGGAGGAGATGTGACCTACTACACCAGTACCTGATTTCAGGACTGCAACTGCAAAAATATCATGAGGGTTGCTAGT
The sequence above is a segment of the Gigantopelta aegis isolate Gae_Host unplaced genomic scaffold, Gae_host_genome ctg2264_pilon_pilon, whole genome shotgun sequence genome. Coding sequences within it:
- the LOC121391384 gene encoding uncharacterized protein LOC121391384, which translates into the protein MEFKLYIHQVIAIAFVPPAFVRLAWSGLQENSPDFDNKESFVQYFESTWIDGNFPICSWNVYTQEGPCINNNAEGWHSKMKKLARKSHPNIYEAVTLFKSEQAATEVSLMQLAAGGLPRRRRKYRTTRTD